In the genome of Syngnathoides biaculeatus isolate LvHL_M chromosome 14, ASM1980259v1, whole genome shotgun sequence, one region contains:
- the LOC133512485 gene encoding bromodomain-containing protein 1-like isoform X8 → MKKKARHQRPAALKRDSSPIKPSPNRETLTYAQAQRMVELEVDGRVHRLSIYDKLDIISDDDPTAQEILECNSNKENSEKPQQVLVRSVRLKNSQRKKNAALAPPHSTAHSAATPLLEPKVRTVEYNLPVVPKRPPAYYKYTERTAEELDEEVEYDMDEEDYAWLELLNEKRKSEGISQVSNNLFEFIMDRFEKESYATTRGQSEQRSLVDEDAVCCVCMDGDGADSNVILFCDACNIAVHQECYGVPYVPEGQWLCRHCLQRPARPADCVFCPNRGGALKKTDDGRWGHVACALWVPEVGFLDTVFIEPIDGVHNIPPARWKLTCYLCKEKGAGACIQCDRVNCYAAFHVSCAQKAGLFMKMEPIREETQPGAFSVKKTAYCCSHTPDGCDRRPLNVYERPRPKNGACHKRGDRRGRARAKAWHRKRSKRAEPLPRPQPEAEGPGNCGPSIGASSLDTILNQVAVQRKRPFVERVLRYWVLKRQSRNNVPLIRRLQANPSHTLKSASADRAESNQVLKEQLKEWHRLRHDLERARLLLELVRKREKLKREEMKLQQLALEVQLTPFNILLRAVLGQLQQKDQYNVFAQPVSTKEVPDYLDHIKQPMDFSTMRMRIDGHTYRSLDDFEADFDLIIANCMKYNAKETFFYKVAQRMQDHGGVILRRARKEADRIGFDFASGLMLPDAPKLEVPAPFTWDDVDHLLSPSYRHLTPLEDQLKELLEKLDLSTAMRNSPSRSKRLKLLKKTITEVRSEMSLKKSLPSSQPVAAQPPPEPPESPKVNGSTPPRLELPMLATQAEAPLPFLGPPSLKPVECAPTEPGDVTCTSPTSLACPKLNGHLHIDHETERRTDVLFCKSKSVSPQKVPKDQEASVVPSPSSPPPLGAKTFLSVVIPRLETLLLPKKRPRSSSVDGEEDDESPIKRLGTGIANGFVVEEQAEASPPRLFEPRRRCASESSISSGGSALSGISTGAVSKSGKGRPAAPRRNTVDNKSVHVSRAENGEFSNAVKVSSDRGPANAQDGPPSPVPEQRCGDGGGGSSPVAGRAPSRRTDAVQTLMCPSQAMAS, encoded by the exons ATGAAGAAGAAAGCCCGCCACCAGCGCCCGGCGGCCCTGAAGAGGGACTCTTCGCCCATCAAGCCGTCGCCCAACCGGGAAACGCTGACGTATGCGCAGGCCCAGCGCATGGTGGAGCTGGAGGTGGACGGCCGCGTGCACCGGCTAAGCATCTACGACAAGCTGGACATCATCAGCGACGACGACCCCACGGCGCAGGAGATCCTGGAGTGCAATAGCAACAAGGAGAACAGCGAAAAGCCCCAGCAGGTCTTAGTCCGCTCAGTGCGCCTCAAGAACAGCCAGCGCAAGAAGAACGCCGCGTTGGCACCCCCGCACAGTACGGCCCACTCCGCCGCCACCCCCCTGCTGGAGCCCAAAGTCAGAACAGTGGAGTACAACCTGCCTGTGGTTCCCAAAAGACCGCCGGCATACTACAAGTACACGGAGCGAACGGCAGAGGAGCTGGACGAGGAAGTGGAGTATGACATGGACGAAGAGGACTACGCCTGGCTCGAGCTGCTCAACGAGAAGCGCAAGAGCGAGGGCATTAGCCAGGTCTCCAACAACCTCTTTGAGTTCATTATGGACCGCTTTGAGAAGGAGTCGTACGCCACCACGCGGGGGCAGAGCGAGCAGCGCTCGTTGGTGGACGAGGACGCCGTGTGCTGCGTGTGCATGGACGGGGACGGCGCCGACAGCAACGTCATCCTCTTCTGCGACGCCTGTAACATCGCAGTGCACCAGGAGTGCTACGGTGTGCCCTACGTCCCCGAGGGCCAATGGCTGTGCCGCCACTGCCTGCAGCGCCCGGCGCGGCCCGCCGACTGCGTCTTCTGCCCCAACCGGGGCGGCGCGCTCAAGAAGACGGACGACGGCCGGTGGGGCCACGTGGCTTGTGCGTTGTGGGTCCCTGAGGTGGGCTTCTTGGACACAGTGTTCATCGAGCCTATCGACGGCGTGCACAACATCCCGCCCGCCCGCTGGAAGCTGACGTGCTACCTGTGCAAGGAGAAAGGGGCGGGCGCCTGCATCCAGTGTGACCGTGTCAACTGCTACGCCGCCTTCCACGTCAGCTGCGCCCAGAAGGCCGGCCTCTTCATGAAGATGGAGCCCATCAGGGAGGAGACGCAGCCCGGCGCCTTCTCCGTCAAGAAGACCGCGTACTGCTGCAGCCACACGCCCGACGGCTGCGACCGGCGCCCGCTCAATGTCTACGAGCGACCGCGCCCCAAGAACGGCGCTTGCCACAAGCGTGGCGACAGGCGTGGCAGGGCCCGTGCCAAGGCTTGGCACAGGAAGCGCAGCAAGCGGGCGGAGCCGCTGCCCCGACCGCAACCGGAAGCTGAGGGCCCTGGCAATTGTGGACCCTCTATCGGCGCTTCCAG TTTGGACACCATCCTTAACCAGGTGGCTGTCCAGAGGAAGCGACCGTTTGTGGAGCGCGTTCTGAGGTACTGGGTGTTGAAGAGGCAGTCTAGGAACAACGTCCCGCTCATCCGCCGCCTGCAGGCCAACCCGTCTCACACGCTCAAGTCTGCATCGGCG GATCGCGCGGAGAGCAACCAGGTACTGAAGGAACAACTGAAGGAGTGGCACAGACTCCGACATGACCTGGAACGCGCGCGACTTCTGCTGGAGCTCGTCAGGAAGCGAGAGAAGCTCAAGAGGGAGGAG ATGAAGCTGCAGCAGTTGGCGCTGGAGGTCCAGCTGACCCCTTTTAACATCCTTCTAAGGGCCGTGCTCGGCCAGCTACAGCAGAAGGACCAGTACAATGTTTTTGCTCAGCCCGTCAGCACCAAGGAG GTCCCAGACTATTTGGACCACATCAAGCAGCCCATGGACTTCTCCACTATGAGGATGCGGATCGACGGCCACACCTACCGCAGCCTGGATGATTTTGAGGCTGACTTTGACTTGATCATCGCCAACTGCATGAAGTACAACGCAAAGGAGACCTTCTTCTACAAGGTGGCCCAGAGGATGCAGGACCACGGCGGGGTCATCCTGCGCCGCGCTCGCAAGGAGGCCGACCGGATTGGCTTCGACTTTGCCAGCGGATTAATGCTGCCCGACGCCCCTAAACTGGAGGTGCCGGCGCCCTTCACCTGGGACGACG TGGACCACCTGCTGAGCCCCTCGTACCGGCACCTGACACCACTAGAGGATCAGCTGAAGGAGCTCCTAGAGAAACTGGACCTAAGCACAGCCATGAGGAACAGTCCGTCACGCAGCAAGAGGCTCAAGCTGCTCAAGAAGACCATCACGGAGGTCCGTAGCGAGATGAGCCTCAAGAAGTCTTTACCATCGTCGCAACCAGTCGCCGCCCAACCACCGCCCGAACCTCCGGAGTCTCCCAAGGTGAACGGCTCCACTCCACCGAGGTTAGAACTTCCGATGTTGGCGACGCAAGCGGAAGCACCGCTTCCCTTCCTGGGACCGCCCTCCCTGAAGCCGGTGGAGTGCGCCCCCACTGAGCCGGGCGATGTCACTTGCACCTCACCTACCTCATTGGCCTGCCCCAAGCTCAACGGGCACCTCCACATCGACCACGAAACCGAGCGAAGGACTGACGTCCTCTTCTGCAAGTCCAAGAGCGTCAGTCCGCAGAAGGTGCCCAAAGATCAGGAGGCATCCGTCGTCCCCTCGCCGTCTTCGCCCCCGCCTCTGGGCGCCAAAACCTTCCTGTCTGTGGTCATCCCTCGACTGGAGACGCTCCTGCTGCCCAAGAAGAGGCCGAGGAGCAGCAGCGTTGACGGCGAAGAAGACGACGAGTCGCCCATCAAGCGTCTGGGCACAG GCATCGCCAATGGCTTTGTGGTGGAGGAACAGGCAGAAGCCTCGCCACCTCGATTGTTCGAACCTCGACGCCGCTGTGCGTCCGAGTCCAGTATCTCTTCGGGGGGCAGCGCCCTTTCGGGCATCAG CACTGGAGCGGTCTCCAAAAGCGGCAAAGGCCGACCGGCAGCGCCTCGACGCAACACGGTGGACAACAAGAGTGTTCATGTGTCCCGCGCCGAAAACGGAGAGTTCAGCAATGCCGTCAAGGTCTCATCAG
- the LOC133512485 gene encoding bromodomain-containing protein 1-like isoform X6: MKKKARHQRPAALKRDSSPIKPSPNRETLTYAQAQRMVELEVDGRVHRLSIYDKLDIISDDDPTAQEILECNSNKENSEKPQQVLVRSVRLKNSQRKKNAALAPPHSTAHSAATPLLEPKVRTVEYNLPVVPKRPPAYYKYTERTAEELDEEVEYDMDEEDYAWLELLNEKRKSEGISQVSNNLFEFIMDRFEKESYATTRGQSEQRSLVDEDAVCCVCMDGDGADSNVILFCDACNIAVHQECYGVPYVPEGQWLCRHCLQRPARPADCVFCPNRGGALKKTDDGRWGHVACALWVPEVGFLDTVFIEPIDGVHNIPPARWKLTCYLCKEKGAGACIQCDRVNCYAAFHVSCAQKAGLFMKMEPIREETQPGAFSVKKTAYCCSHTPDGCDRRPLNVYERPRPKNGACHKRGDRRGRARAKAWHRKRSKRAEPLPRPQPEAEGPGNCGPSIGASSLDTILNQVAVQRKRPFVERVLRYWVLKRQSRNNVPLIRRLQANPSHTLKSASADRAESNQVLKEQLKEWHRLRHDLERARLLLELVRKREKLKREEMKLQQLALEVQLTPFNILLRAVLGQLQQKDQYNVFAQPVSTKEVPDYLDHIKQPMDFSTMRMRIDGHTYRSLDDFEADFDLIIANCMKYNAKETFFYKVAQRMQDHGGVILRRARKEADRIGFDFASGLMLPDAPKLEVPAPFTWDDVDHLLSPSYRHLTPLEDQLKELLEKLDLSTAMRNSPSRSKRLKLLKKTITEVRSEMSLKKSLPSSQPVAAQPPPEPPESPKVNGSTPPRLELPMLATQAEAPLPFLGPPSLKPVECAPTEPGDVTCTSPTSLACPKLNGHLHIDHETERRTDVLFCKSKSVSPQKVPKDQEASVVPSPSSPPPLGAKTFLSVVIPRLETLLLPKKRPRSSSVDGEEDDESPIKRLGTGIANGFVVEEQAEASPPRLFEPRRRCASESSISSGGSALSGISTGAVSKSGKGRPAAPRRNTVDNKSVHVSRAENGEFSNAVKVSSDRGPANAQDGPPSPVPEQRCGDGGGGSSPVAGRAPSRRTDAVQVRRETLPRPLLRQQAQLTLMCPSQAMAS, from the exons ATGAAGAAGAAAGCCCGCCACCAGCGCCCGGCGGCCCTGAAGAGGGACTCTTCGCCCATCAAGCCGTCGCCCAACCGGGAAACGCTGACGTATGCGCAGGCCCAGCGCATGGTGGAGCTGGAGGTGGACGGCCGCGTGCACCGGCTAAGCATCTACGACAAGCTGGACATCATCAGCGACGACGACCCCACGGCGCAGGAGATCCTGGAGTGCAATAGCAACAAGGAGAACAGCGAAAAGCCCCAGCAGGTCTTAGTCCGCTCAGTGCGCCTCAAGAACAGCCAGCGCAAGAAGAACGCCGCGTTGGCACCCCCGCACAGTACGGCCCACTCCGCCGCCACCCCCCTGCTGGAGCCCAAAGTCAGAACAGTGGAGTACAACCTGCCTGTGGTTCCCAAAAGACCGCCGGCATACTACAAGTACACGGAGCGAACGGCAGAGGAGCTGGACGAGGAAGTGGAGTATGACATGGACGAAGAGGACTACGCCTGGCTCGAGCTGCTCAACGAGAAGCGCAAGAGCGAGGGCATTAGCCAGGTCTCCAACAACCTCTTTGAGTTCATTATGGACCGCTTTGAGAAGGAGTCGTACGCCACCACGCGGGGGCAGAGCGAGCAGCGCTCGTTGGTGGACGAGGACGCCGTGTGCTGCGTGTGCATGGACGGGGACGGCGCCGACAGCAACGTCATCCTCTTCTGCGACGCCTGTAACATCGCAGTGCACCAGGAGTGCTACGGTGTGCCCTACGTCCCCGAGGGCCAATGGCTGTGCCGCCACTGCCTGCAGCGCCCGGCGCGGCCCGCCGACTGCGTCTTCTGCCCCAACCGGGGCGGCGCGCTCAAGAAGACGGACGACGGCCGGTGGGGCCACGTGGCTTGTGCGTTGTGGGTCCCTGAGGTGGGCTTCTTGGACACAGTGTTCATCGAGCCTATCGACGGCGTGCACAACATCCCGCCCGCCCGCTGGAAGCTGACGTGCTACCTGTGCAAGGAGAAAGGGGCGGGCGCCTGCATCCAGTGTGACCGTGTCAACTGCTACGCCGCCTTCCACGTCAGCTGCGCCCAGAAGGCCGGCCTCTTCATGAAGATGGAGCCCATCAGGGAGGAGACGCAGCCCGGCGCCTTCTCCGTCAAGAAGACCGCGTACTGCTGCAGCCACACGCCCGACGGCTGCGACCGGCGCCCGCTCAATGTCTACGAGCGACCGCGCCCCAAGAACGGCGCTTGCCACAAGCGTGGCGACAGGCGTGGCAGGGCCCGTGCCAAGGCTTGGCACAGGAAGCGCAGCAAGCGGGCGGAGCCGCTGCCCCGACCGCAACCGGAAGCTGAGGGCCCTGGCAATTGTGGACCCTCTATCGGCGCTTCCAG TTTGGACACCATCCTTAACCAGGTGGCTGTCCAGAGGAAGCGACCGTTTGTGGAGCGCGTTCTGAGGTACTGGGTGTTGAAGAGGCAGTCTAGGAACAACGTCCCGCTCATCCGCCGCCTGCAGGCCAACCCGTCTCACACGCTCAAGTCTGCATCGGCG GATCGCGCGGAGAGCAACCAGGTACTGAAGGAACAACTGAAGGAGTGGCACAGACTCCGACATGACCTGGAACGCGCGCGACTTCTGCTGGAGCTCGTCAGGAAGCGAGAGAAGCTCAAGAGGGAGGAG ATGAAGCTGCAGCAGTTGGCGCTGGAGGTCCAGCTGACCCCTTTTAACATCCTTCTAAGGGCCGTGCTCGGCCAGCTACAGCAGAAGGACCAGTACAATGTTTTTGCTCAGCCCGTCAGCACCAAGGAG GTCCCAGACTATTTGGACCACATCAAGCAGCCCATGGACTTCTCCACTATGAGGATGCGGATCGACGGCCACACCTACCGCAGCCTGGATGATTTTGAGGCTGACTTTGACTTGATCATCGCCAACTGCATGAAGTACAACGCAAAGGAGACCTTCTTCTACAAGGTGGCCCAGAGGATGCAGGACCACGGCGGGGTCATCCTGCGCCGCGCTCGCAAGGAGGCCGACCGGATTGGCTTCGACTTTGCCAGCGGATTAATGCTGCCCGACGCCCCTAAACTGGAGGTGCCGGCGCCCTTCACCTGGGACGACG TGGACCACCTGCTGAGCCCCTCGTACCGGCACCTGACACCACTAGAGGATCAGCTGAAGGAGCTCCTAGAGAAACTGGACCTAAGCACAGCCATGAGGAACAGTCCGTCACGCAGCAAGAGGCTCAAGCTGCTCAAGAAGACCATCACGGAGGTCCGTAGCGAGATGAGCCTCAAGAAGTCTTTACCATCGTCGCAACCAGTCGCCGCCCAACCACCGCCCGAACCTCCGGAGTCTCCCAAGGTGAACGGCTCCACTCCACCGAGGTTAGAACTTCCGATGTTGGCGACGCAAGCGGAAGCACCGCTTCCCTTCCTGGGACCGCCCTCCCTGAAGCCGGTGGAGTGCGCCCCCACTGAGCCGGGCGATGTCACTTGCACCTCACCTACCTCATTGGCCTGCCCCAAGCTCAACGGGCACCTCCACATCGACCACGAAACCGAGCGAAGGACTGACGTCCTCTTCTGCAAGTCCAAGAGCGTCAGTCCGCAGAAGGTGCCCAAAGATCAGGAGGCATCCGTCGTCCCCTCGCCGTCTTCGCCCCCGCCTCTGGGCGCCAAAACCTTCCTGTCTGTGGTCATCCCTCGACTGGAGACGCTCCTGCTGCCCAAGAAGAGGCCGAGGAGCAGCAGCGTTGACGGCGAAGAAGACGACGAGTCGCCCATCAAGCGTCTGGGCACAG GCATCGCCAATGGCTTTGTGGTGGAGGAACAGGCAGAAGCCTCGCCACCTCGATTGTTCGAACCTCGACGCCGCTGTGCGTCCGAGTCCAGTATCTCTTCGGGGGGCAGCGCCCTTTCGGGCATCAG CACTGGAGCGGTCTCCAAAAGCGGCAAAGGCCGACCGGCAGCGCCTCGACGCAACACGGTGGACAACAAGAGTGTTCATGTGTCCCGCGCCGAAAACGGAGAGTTCAGCAATGCCGTCAAGGTCTCATCAG
- the LOC133512485 gene encoding bromodomain-containing protein 1-like isoform X9 produces MKKKARHQRPAALKRDSSPIKPSPNRETLTYAQAQRMVELEVDGRVHRLSIYDKLDIISDDDPTAQEILECNSNKENSEKPQQVLVRSVRLKNSQRKKNAALAPPHSTAHSAATPLLEPKVRTVEYNLPVVPKRPPAYYKYTERTAEELDEEVEYDMDEEDYAWLELLNEKRKSEGISQVSNNLFEFIMDRFEKESYATTRGQSEQRSLVDEDAVCCVCMDGDGADSNVILFCDACNIAVHQECYGVPYVPEGQWLCRHCLQRPARPADCVFCPNRGGALKKTDDGRWGHVACALWVPEVGFLDTVFIEPIDGVHNIPPARWKLTCYLCKEKGAGACIQCDRVNCYAAFHVSCAQKAGLFMKMEPIREETQPGAFSVKKTAYCCSHTPDGCDRRPLNVYERPRPKNGACHKRGDRRGRARAKAWHRKRSKRAEPLPRPQPEAEGPGNCGPSIGASSLDTILNQVAVQRKRPFVERVLRYWVLKRQSRNNVPLIRRLQANPSHTLKSASADRAESNQVLKEQLKEWHRLRHDLERARLLLELVRKREKLKREEMKLQQLALEVQLTPFNILLRAVLGQLQQKDQYNVFAQPVSTKEVPDYLDHIKQPMDFSTMRMRIDGHTYRSLDDFEADFDLIIANCMKYNAKETFFYKVAQRMQDHGGVILRRARKEADRIGFDFASGLMLPDAPKLEVPAPFTWDDVDHLLSPSYRHLTPLEDQLKELLEKLDLSTAMRNSPSRSKRLKLLKKTITEVRSEMSLKKSLPSSQPVAAQPPPEPPESPKVNGSTPPRLELPMLATQAEAPLPFLGPPSLKPVECAPTEPGDVTCTSPTSLACPKLNGHLHIDHETERRTDVLFCKSKSVSPQKVPKDQEASVVPSPSSPPPLGAKTFLSVVIPRLETLLLPKKRPRSSSVDGEEDDESPIKRLGTGIANGFVVEEQAEASPPRLFEPRRRCASESSISSGGSALSGISTGAVSKSGKGRPAAPRRNTVDNKSVHVSRAENGEFSNAVKVSSDRGPANAQDGPPSPVPEQRCGDGGGGSSPVAGRAPSRRTDAVQAMAS; encoded by the exons ATGAAGAAGAAAGCCCGCCACCAGCGCCCGGCGGCCCTGAAGAGGGACTCTTCGCCCATCAAGCCGTCGCCCAACCGGGAAACGCTGACGTATGCGCAGGCCCAGCGCATGGTGGAGCTGGAGGTGGACGGCCGCGTGCACCGGCTAAGCATCTACGACAAGCTGGACATCATCAGCGACGACGACCCCACGGCGCAGGAGATCCTGGAGTGCAATAGCAACAAGGAGAACAGCGAAAAGCCCCAGCAGGTCTTAGTCCGCTCAGTGCGCCTCAAGAACAGCCAGCGCAAGAAGAACGCCGCGTTGGCACCCCCGCACAGTACGGCCCACTCCGCCGCCACCCCCCTGCTGGAGCCCAAAGTCAGAACAGTGGAGTACAACCTGCCTGTGGTTCCCAAAAGACCGCCGGCATACTACAAGTACACGGAGCGAACGGCAGAGGAGCTGGACGAGGAAGTGGAGTATGACATGGACGAAGAGGACTACGCCTGGCTCGAGCTGCTCAACGAGAAGCGCAAGAGCGAGGGCATTAGCCAGGTCTCCAACAACCTCTTTGAGTTCATTATGGACCGCTTTGAGAAGGAGTCGTACGCCACCACGCGGGGGCAGAGCGAGCAGCGCTCGTTGGTGGACGAGGACGCCGTGTGCTGCGTGTGCATGGACGGGGACGGCGCCGACAGCAACGTCATCCTCTTCTGCGACGCCTGTAACATCGCAGTGCACCAGGAGTGCTACGGTGTGCCCTACGTCCCCGAGGGCCAATGGCTGTGCCGCCACTGCCTGCAGCGCCCGGCGCGGCCCGCCGACTGCGTCTTCTGCCCCAACCGGGGCGGCGCGCTCAAGAAGACGGACGACGGCCGGTGGGGCCACGTGGCTTGTGCGTTGTGGGTCCCTGAGGTGGGCTTCTTGGACACAGTGTTCATCGAGCCTATCGACGGCGTGCACAACATCCCGCCCGCCCGCTGGAAGCTGACGTGCTACCTGTGCAAGGAGAAAGGGGCGGGCGCCTGCATCCAGTGTGACCGTGTCAACTGCTACGCCGCCTTCCACGTCAGCTGCGCCCAGAAGGCCGGCCTCTTCATGAAGATGGAGCCCATCAGGGAGGAGACGCAGCCCGGCGCCTTCTCCGTCAAGAAGACCGCGTACTGCTGCAGCCACACGCCCGACGGCTGCGACCGGCGCCCGCTCAATGTCTACGAGCGACCGCGCCCCAAGAACGGCGCTTGCCACAAGCGTGGCGACAGGCGTGGCAGGGCCCGTGCCAAGGCTTGGCACAGGAAGCGCAGCAAGCGGGCGGAGCCGCTGCCCCGACCGCAACCGGAAGCTGAGGGCCCTGGCAATTGTGGACCCTCTATCGGCGCTTCCAG TTTGGACACCATCCTTAACCAGGTGGCTGTCCAGAGGAAGCGACCGTTTGTGGAGCGCGTTCTGAGGTACTGGGTGTTGAAGAGGCAGTCTAGGAACAACGTCCCGCTCATCCGCCGCCTGCAGGCCAACCCGTCTCACACGCTCAAGTCTGCATCGGCG GATCGCGCGGAGAGCAACCAGGTACTGAAGGAACAACTGAAGGAGTGGCACAGACTCCGACATGACCTGGAACGCGCGCGACTTCTGCTGGAGCTCGTCAGGAAGCGAGAGAAGCTCAAGAGGGAGGAG ATGAAGCTGCAGCAGTTGGCGCTGGAGGTCCAGCTGACCCCTTTTAACATCCTTCTAAGGGCCGTGCTCGGCCAGCTACAGCAGAAGGACCAGTACAATGTTTTTGCTCAGCCCGTCAGCACCAAGGAG GTCCCAGACTATTTGGACCACATCAAGCAGCCCATGGACTTCTCCACTATGAGGATGCGGATCGACGGCCACACCTACCGCAGCCTGGATGATTTTGAGGCTGACTTTGACTTGATCATCGCCAACTGCATGAAGTACAACGCAAAGGAGACCTTCTTCTACAAGGTGGCCCAGAGGATGCAGGACCACGGCGGGGTCATCCTGCGCCGCGCTCGCAAGGAGGCCGACCGGATTGGCTTCGACTTTGCCAGCGGATTAATGCTGCCCGACGCCCCTAAACTGGAGGTGCCGGCGCCCTTCACCTGGGACGACG TGGACCACCTGCTGAGCCCCTCGTACCGGCACCTGACACCACTAGAGGATCAGCTGAAGGAGCTCCTAGAGAAACTGGACCTAAGCACAGCCATGAGGAACAGTCCGTCACGCAGCAAGAGGCTCAAGCTGCTCAAGAAGACCATCACGGAGGTCCGTAGCGAGATGAGCCTCAAGAAGTCTTTACCATCGTCGCAACCAGTCGCCGCCCAACCACCGCCCGAACCTCCGGAGTCTCCCAAGGTGAACGGCTCCACTCCACCGAGGTTAGAACTTCCGATGTTGGCGACGCAAGCGGAAGCACCGCTTCCCTTCCTGGGACCGCCCTCCCTGAAGCCGGTGGAGTGCGCCCCCACTGAGCCGGGCGATGTCACTTGCACCTCACCTACCTCATTGGCCTGCCCCAAGCTCAACGGGCACCTCCACATCGACCACGAAACCGAGCGAAGGACTGACGTCCTCTTCTGCAAGTCCAAGAGCGTCAGTCCGCAGAAGGTGCCCAAAGATCAGGAGGCATCCGTCGTCCCCTCGCCGTCTTCGCCCCCGCCTCTGGGCGCCAAAACCTTCCTGTCTGTGGTCATCCCTCGACTGGAGACGCTCCTGCTGCCCAAGAAGAGGCCGAGGAGCAGCAGCGTTGACGGCGAAGAAGACGACGAGTCGCCCATCAAGCGTCTGGGCACAG GCATCGCCAATGGCTTTGTGGTGGAGGAACAGGCAGAAGCCTCGCCACCTCGATTGTTCGAACCTCGACGCCGCTGTGCGTCCGAGTCCAGTATCTCTTCGGGGGGCAGCGCCCTTTCGGGCATCAG CACTGGAGCGGTCTCCAAAAGCGGCAAAGGCCGACCGGCAGCGCCTCGACGCAACACGGTGGACAACAAGAGTGTTCATGTGTCCCGCGCCGAAAACGGAGAGTTCAGCAATGCCGTCAAGGTCTCATCAG